One genomic window of Pseudomonas chlororaphis subsp. piscium includes the following:
- a CDS encoding DNA-binding protein has translation MPGIRTAAQAKAWLEHQGKSVQQFAREHGVDPATTYQVLAGRKKGRRGEAHKVAVLLGMKDGIILAEPEGPDQEPA, from the coding sequence ATGCCCGGTATCCGCACTGCCGCACAAGCCAAGGCCTGGCTTGAACATCAAGGTAAATCGGTTCAACAGTTCGCCCGTGAACACGGGGTCGATCCAGCCACCACCTACCAGGTACTGGCCGGCCGCAAGAAAGGACGACGCGGAGAGGCGCACAAGGTGGCCGTATTGCTGGGCATGAAAGACGGCATCATCCTTGCCGAGCCCGAGGGCCCCGACCAGGAACCCGCCTGA